A DNA window from Palaemon carinicauda isolate YSFRI2023 chromosome 39, ASM3689809v2, whole genome shotgun sequence contains the following coding sequences:
- the LOC137631263 gene encoding submandibular gland secretory Glx-rich protein CA-like: MLRGKKYSKMQKVREGREQKKLQREKQQPLLSTSGEKEKEKKQQPLPSTSGEKEKEEKQQPLPSTSGEKEKEQQQPRASTSWEREDENEQQPPHPSTSREGLEDCENEEDNDSDEEDSNIFSPAMMK, from the coding sequence ATGCTGCGTGGCAAGAAGTATAGTAAAATGCAAAAAGTTCGAGAGGGAAGGGAACAGAAAAAACttcagagagaaaaacaacagcCTCTCCTCAGTACTTCAggtgagaaagaaaaagaaaaaaaacaacagccTCTCCCCAGTACTTCaggggagaaagaaaaagaagaaaaacaacagcCTCTCCCCAGTACTTCAggggagaaagaaaaagaacagcagcagccacGGGCCAGTACGTCATGGGAGAGAGAAGATGAAAATGAACAGCAACCACCGCATCCCAGTACTTCAAGGGAAGGTCTTGAAGactgtgaaaatgaagaagataaTGACAGTGATGAAGAAGATAGCAACATTTTTTCCCCTGCCATGATGAAATGA